One window of Neptuniibacter halophilus genomic DNA carries:
- a CDS encoding HypC/HybG/HupF family hydrogenase formation chaperone: MCLAIPVRVEVIQSPDMALVDIGGVRKSINIALVPDVVVGDYVILHVGYALNKIDPQEAQRTLQLFAEVDEVSRQQRLENNP; the protein is encoded by the coding sequence ATGTGCTTAGCGATTCCGGTACGGGTAGAAGTCATTCAGAGCCCGGATATGGCGCTGGTGGATATTGGTGGGGTGAGGAAAAGTATCAATATCGCGTTGGTGCCGGATGTGGTTGTGGGCGACTATGTGATCCTGCATGTGGGGTACGCACTGAACAAAATAGATCCGCAAGAGGCGCAGCGCACTCTGCAACTGTTTGCTGAGGTGGATGAGGTGTCACGACAGCAACGGCTGGAGAACAACCCGTGA
- a CDS encoding AEC family transporter yields the protein MASIETILTLFILIGLGYLGKRTVLNGQPLAPLNTFVYYFAVPALLFNSVYQLSLDQLFRPAYLLAFVLGVTLTGVIAALGCRYLFREKSKEVLSIRALNATFSNYAYMGIPMVFGLLGEAAYGAMISIILLGNIFQIGGVQLLIEGQREQGKGMRSLLAILDKSLLRSPVFIATLLGVTVSAFQVELPALVSSTLDMLAPATVPAALFCLGASLEFKSLSRNRAMLGWLVAVKLLIHPLLTLAIFTLAGLEDRNWLLAAVFLAALPTGALAHVMALRYDVCEKETSLTVVISTLLSLVSVSLWVMLMI from the coding sequence ATGGCCAGCATTGAAACTATTCTGACACTTTTTATTCTGATCGGCCTCGGCTATCTGGGTAAGCGTACTGTACTCAATGGTCAGCCGCTGGCCCCCCTGAATACCTTTGTTTATTACTTTGCGGTGCCGGCGCTGCTGTTTAATTCTGTTTATCAGCTCTCCCTTGATCAGCTTTTCCGGCCTGCGTACCTGCTGGCGTTTGTGCTCGGGGTGACACTCACCGGGGTGATTGCTGCACTGGGTTGCCGGTATCTTTTCCGGGAAAAAAGTAAGGAAGTGCTGTCTATCCGGGCACTGAATGCGACCTTCTCCAATTATGCCTATATGGGCATTCCGATGGTATTCGGCCTGCTGGGTGAGGCTGCATACGGTGCGATGATCAGTATTATTCTGCTGGGAAATATTTTTCAGATTGGCGGAGTCCAGCTACTGATAGAAGGCCAGCGGGAGCAGGGCAAAGGGATGCGTTCTCTGCTGGCGATTCTGGATAAATCCCTGTTGCGCAGTCCGGTGTTTATTGCAACGCTGCTGGGGGTTACGGTGTCGGCGTTTCAGGTAGAACTGCCCGCTCTGGTCAGCAGTACGCTGGATATGCTGGCGCCTGCCACCGTGCCGGCTGCGCTGTTTTGTCTCGGTGCCAGTCTTGAGTTCAAGAGCCTGAGCCGGAACCGGGCGATGCTGGGCTGGCTGGTGGCGGTGAAATTGCTGATCCATCCACTGCTGACGCTGGCGATCTTTACCCTGGCCGGGCTGGAAGATCGCAACTGGTTGCTGGCTGCGGTGTTCCTGGCAGCCCTGCCAACCGGTGCGCTGGCGCATGTTATGGCGCTGCGTTATGACGTCTGTGAGAAGGAGACCTCGCTGACCGTAGTGATTTCAACCCTGCTCTCTCTGGTCAGCGTTTCCCTCTGGGTGATGCTGATGATCTGA
- the hypE gene encoding hydrogenase expression/formation protein HypE, whose amino-acid sequence MTRQPNYSSNLDLNRGRVEMIHGGGGKAMAQLIDGLFCRAFDNPWLAQKNDQACFTLPPGRVVMATDSHVISPLFFPGGDIGSLSVHGTVNDVAMSGAVPHFLSAGFILEEGFPLAELQRIVTSMAQAAAEAGVAIVTGDTKVVERGKGDGCFINTTGVGVVAEGIQMGSDRVRAGDKILLSGSLGDHGVAIMSQRQNLDFATRIESDSQSLNDLVAVMTAAVPKLHCLRDPTRGGLAATLNEIAQQAAVGMQIYEQQIPVKAEVAAACEFLGLDPLYVANEGKLVAFCPAEQAEPLLAVMRAHPKGADAAIIGEVVEDSLGFVQMQTAFGGNRMVDWINGEQLPRIC is encoded by the coding sequence ATGACCAGACAACCCAACTACAGCTCAAATCTGGATCTGAACCGGGGCCGGGTGGAGATGATTCATGGCGGTGGCGGCAAGGCGATGGCCCAATTGATAGATGGGTTGTTCTGCCGGGCGTTCGATAATCCCTGGCTGGCGCAAAAAAATGATCAGGCCTGCTTTACGTTGCCGCCGGGGCGAGTCGTCATGGCGACCGATAGCCATGTGATTTCGCCCCTGTTTTTTCCGGGAGGGGATATAGGTTCGCTATCGGTTCACGGCACTGTTAATGATGTGGCTATGTCCGGAGCGGTGCCGCATTTCCTCTCTGCGGGCTTTATTCTTGAAGAGGGTTTTCCGTTAGCTGAGCTGCAGCGAATTGTGACCTCGATGGCGCAGGCGGCAGCCGAGGCGGGTGTGGCGATTGTAACCGGCGATACCAAAGTGGTGGAGCGGGGTAAAGGCGATGGTTGTTTCATTAATACCACCGGAGTCGGCGTGGTCGCGGAAGGGATTCAGATGGGCAGCGACCGGGTCAGGGCCGGAGATAAAATTCTTCTTTCTGGCAGTTTGGGGGATCACGGGGTGGCGATCATGTCACAACGCCAGAATCTGGACTTTGCGACCCGTATTGAGTCTGACAGCCAATCCCTGAATGATCTGGTAGCGGTGATGACTGCTGCTGTTCCAAAGCTGCACTGCCTGCGGGATCCTACCCGGGGTGGCCTGGCAGCGACTCTGAATGAGATCGCTCAGCAGGCGGCGGTGGGCATGCAGATCTATGAGCAGCAGATCCCGGTGAAAGCCGAGGTGGCTGCCGCCTGCGAATTTCTTGGTCTGGATCCGTTGTATGTTGCCAATGAAGGCAAGCTGGTGGCTTTCTGTCCGGCGGAGCAGGCAGAGCCGTTACTGGCTGTAATGAGAGCGCATCCGAAAGGGGCTGATGCAGCGATCATTGGCGAAGTGGTCGAGGATAGCCTCGGGTTTGTGCAGATGCAGACTGCCTTTGGGGGCAACCGTATGGTGGACTGGATTAATGGCGAACAGCTACCGAGGATCTGCTGA
- a CDS encoding hydrogenase maturation protein, producing MRILFLIHSFNSLAQRLYVELQQDGHEISVEFDINDQLAEQAVAMFQPDLILAPFLKRRIADPIWQNHRCIVVHPGVIGDRGPSALDWAIMRQETRWGVSCIQANETMDGGAVWASVEFPMREASKSSLYRNEVTEAAVVAVRQTLARISAGEQPVPLDYRDPSVRGRWNDPMPQSQRRIDWLCDDTATIVRKIRAADSMPGLRDEIGGRSYYLYNAHAEHQLGEGLAEPGSLLATRDGAICLKTRDAAVWITHLRHADPKGAEAGFKLPAAQLLQPQMDRAPAEHRVLQSILRPEEIPPGPSWQEIRYRETAQVGYLSFDFYNGAMSTEQCQRLQQALQYAKQRPVKVLVLLGGDEFWSNGIHLNQIEAAESPAQASWENINAMNDLCLELLDTPDQFTLVAMRGNAGAGGVFLALAADRILARRNVVLNPHYRSMGNLYGSEYWTYLLPARVGEARAERLMQSRLPVSASRAKEIGLLDQCLDLSPEGYLLAVQQQAEELAESIELSEMLAQKQRRRQADEIYKPLARYREEELEQMKLNFFGFDPSYHVARYHFVEKLAKARTPAYLAHHRKLRGLHPA from the coding sequence ATGCGCATTCTGTTTCTGATCCACAGTTTTAACAGTCTCGCCCAGCGCCTCTACGTTGAACTGCAACAGGACGGACATGAGATCTCCGTGGAGTTTGATATTAACGATCAACTGGCAGAGCAGGCGGTAGCGATGTTTCAGCCTGATCTGATACTCGCGCCTTTTCTGAAACGCAGAATTGCCGACCCCATCTGGCAGAATCACCGTTGCATTGTGGTTCATCCGGGGGTTATCGGTGATCGTGGCCCGTCAGCGTTAGACTGGGCCATTATGCGTCAGGAAACACGCTGGGGAGTCAGTTGTATTCAGGCGAACGAAACGATGGATGGCGGTGCTGTCTGGGCGTCGGTGGAGTTCCCCATGCGGGAGGCAAGTAAAAGTAGCCTCTATCGCAATGAGGTGACGGAAGCCGCCGTTGTGGCTGTACGCCAGACACTGGCCCGGATCAGCGCAGGCGAGCAACCAGTGCCACTGGATTACCGTGACCCTTCAGTGCGCGGGCGCTGGAATGATCCGATGCCGCAAAGCCAGCGGAGGATCGACTGGCTGTGTGATGATACGGCGACGATTGTGCGCAAGATTCGTGCGGCAGATTCGATGCCGGGGCTCAGGGATGAGATCGGCGGACGGAGTTACTACCTCTATAACGCCCATGCGGAACACCAGTTAGGGGAGGGCCTCGCAGAACCGGGATCGTTGCTGGCAACGCGCGACGGGGCAATCTGCCTGAAGACCCGTGATGCTGCAGTCTGGATCACCCATTTGCGGCATGCCGACCCTAAAGGCGCGGAAGCGGGCTTTAAGTTGCCGGCAGCACAACTGTTACAACCGCAGATGGACCGGGCGCCCGCTGAGCACAGGGTGCTGCAATCTATATTGAGACCTGAGGAGATTCCGCCGGGCCCGAGCTGGCAGGAGATCCGCTACCGTGAAACGGCGCAGGTCGGTTATCTGAGTTTCGACTTTTATAATGGGGCGATGTCCACCGAACAGTGTCAGCGCCTGCAACAGGCGCTGCAATATGCCAAACAGCGCCCGGTTAAGGTACTGGTATTGCTGGGAGGTGATGAGTTCTGGTCGAACGGTATTCACCTGAATCAGATAGAAGCTGCAGAGAGCCCTGCGCAGGCTTCCTGGGAAAATATCAATGCGATGAACGATCTGTGTCTGGAACTGCTGGACACCCCGGATCAGTTTACGCTGGTGGCGATGCGCGGAAATGCGGGTGCCGGAGGCGTATTTCTGGCGCTGGCGGCAGATCGGATTCTGGCTCGGCGCAATGTTGTGCTGAACCCGCATTATCGCTCGATGGGTAACCTGTATGGCTCCGAATACTGGACTTACCTGTTGCCGGCACGGGTCGGTGAAGCCCGGGCGGAGCGTCTGATGCAGTCCCGGTTGCCGGTCTCAGCCAGCCGGGCTAAGGAGATAGGTCTACTCGATCAGTGCCTGGATCTGTCTCCTGAAGGCTATCTGCTCGCGGTACAGCAGCAGGCGGAAGAACTGGCTGAGAGTATTGAACTGAGTGAAATGCTGGCGCAAAAACAGCGCCGGCGACAGGCCGATGAAATCTATAAACCACTCGCCCGCTACCGGGAGGAGGAGCTGGAACAGATGAAGCTGAACTTCTTTGGCTTTGACCCCAGCTACCACGTGGCGCGTTATCATTTTGTAGAAAAACTGGCGAAGGCACGAACGCCGGCGTACCTCGCGCATCATCGCAAGCTCAGGGGCTTGCACCCGGCATAA
- a CDS encoding EAL and HDOD domain-containing protein, with protein sequence MIDQILLARQPILNADCETVGYELLYRDQNGCPPGELFDPTSATCEVLLSAYTGILHKGSMRTLPAFMNINEELLFQDLPSFAAENVVLEIVEDVPINAKTAERIRHLADKGFKIALDDFFWRDEFTQIMDVVDIVKIDVLATRKNALFNTLEKLDPYNITLLAEKVENIFEFHRFRKLGFQLFQGYFFAYPEKVEGKRVSGNELTIMELLSELNNPDATPERLQQIIAKDPRLAVRLIKIVNSATFSLQREISTITEAVVLLGLQELKRWALIVSLSGTLDVPDELCRELLIRSKMCEMVAPAYGVDASLAFLLGILSGADALFSIPMHELHEHISISDEMHQALTQREGTLGKLLSDVIYFSHYEWNRLSGLIDESLLLQAQAESIRWALESQKAVS encoded by the coding sequence GTGATCGACCAAATCCTGCTAGCACGACAACCGATCCTCAACGCAGACTGCGAAACCGTCGGTTATGAACTCCTTTACCGTGATCAGAATGGCTGCCCGCCGGGCGAGCTGTTTGACCCGACATCTGCCACCTGTGAAGTCCTGCTCAGTGCCTACACCGGCATACTGCATAAAGGCAGCATGCGCACCCTGCCGGCGTTTATGAATATAAACGAGGAGCTGCTGTTTCAGGATCTGCCCAGTTTTGCCGCCGAAAATGTGGTACTTGAGATCGTTGAAGATGTTCCGATCAACGCAAAAACGGCCGAGCGGATCCGGCACCTTGCGGATAAAGGCTTCAAGATTGCACTGGATGATTTTTTCTGGCGAGATGAATTCACCCAGATTATGGATGTGGTGGATATTGTTAAGATTGATGTGCTCGCCACCCGCAAGAATGCGCTGTTCAACACGCTGGAGAAACTCGACCCCTACAACATCACCCTGCTGGCTGAAAAGGTCGAGAATATCTTTGAGTTTCACCGCTTCCGTAAACTCGGTTTCCAACTGTTTCAGGGCTACTTTTTCGCTTACCCTGAAAAAGTTGAAGGCAAGCGGGTCAGCGGTAACGAACTGACCATTATGGAACTGCTGTCCGAGCTGAATAATCCGGACGCTACCCCAGAACGCCTGCAACAGATTATCGCCAAAGACCCCCGTCTGGCGGTGCGTCTGATCAAAATCGTCAACTCCGCGACTTTTTCTTTACAGCGGGAGATCTCCACCATCACCGAAGCGGTGGTGCTGCTGGGTCTTCAGGAGCTGAAACGCTGGGCGCTGATTGTTTCTCTCTCCGGCACGCTGGATGTGCCCGATGAGTTATGTCGCGAGCTGCTGATTCGCTCAAAAATGTGCGAAATGGTGGCCCCGGCCTACGGCGTTGATGCCAGCCTGGCCTTCCTGCTGGGTATACTCTCCGGTGCTGATGCCCTGTTTTCCATCCCGATGCATGAGCTGCACGAACATATCTCGATCAGCGATGAGATGCATCAGGCCCTGACTCAACGCGAAGGCACGCTCGGTAAATTACTCTCTGACGTGATCTATTTCTCACACTATGAGTGGAACCGGCTCTCCGGGCTGATCGATGAGAGCCTGCTCCTGCAGGCTCAGGCTGAATCGATTCGCTGGGCTCTGGAAAGCCAGAAAGCGGTCAGCTGA
- the hypD gene encoding hydrogenase formation protein HypD: MKYVDEYRDGALARDIAGRIREEVLPQKQYHFMEFCGGHTHAIFRYGIPDLLPDNLKMIHGPGCPVCVLPISRLDAAIELAVSHDVILCSYGDMLRVPGSRKRSLLKVKAEGADVRMVYSCMDALRIAAENPQREVVFFAIGFETTTPPTALVIRQARAQGLKNFSVYCNHLLTPAAISNILESPEVRDLGILPLDGFVGPAHVSTVIGSQPYHYFAEEYQKPVVIAGFEPLDMLQAILMLVRQVNQGRAEVENEFSRAVTFQGNLRARAVVADTFELRRSFEWRGLGEVPYSALRIKQEFAEFDAEKRFTVEYRSARENKACECGAILRGVKSPRDCSLFADPCTPENPLGSCMVSSEGACAAYYSYGRYRERTFATDRSHGATVKESAI; encoded by the coding sequence GTGAAATATGTCGATGAATACCGGGATGGTGCGCTGGCGCGCGATATTGCCGGCCGGATCCGCGAAGAGGTGCTGCCGCAAAAGCAGTATCACTTTATGGAGTTTTGTGGCGGTCATACCCATGCGATCTTCCGTTACGGCATTCCGGACCTGTTACCGGATAATCTGAAGATGATCCACGGCCCGGGCTGTCCGGTGTGTGTATTGCCGATCAGTCGTCTGGATGCTGCCATTGAACTGGCCGTCAGCCATGATGTGATTCTCTGTTCCTATGGCGACATGCTGCGTGTGCCGGGCTCACGTAAACGCAGCCTGCTGAAAGTGAAAGCTGAGGGGGCAGATGTGCGCATGGTGTATTCCTGTATGGATGCTCTGCGTATCGCCGCTGAGAACCCGCAGCGGGAGGTAGTCTTCTTTGCCATCGGCTTTGAAACGACCACACCGCCGACGGCACTGGTTATCCGTCAGGCCAGAGCGCAGGGCCTGAAAAATTTTTCGGTGTACTGCAACCATCTGCTGACCCCGGCGGCGATCAGCAATATTCTGGAATCGCCGGAGGTGCGTGATCTGGGCATACTGCCGCTGGATGGCTTTGTCGGTCCGGCGCATGTGAGTACGGTGATCGGCTCACAGCCTTATCACTACTTCGCCGAAGAGTATCAGAAGCCGGTTGTCATCGCCGGGTTTGAACCGCTGGATATGCTGCAGGCGATTCTGATGCTGGTACGGCAGGTCAATCAGGGCCGTGCGGAGGTTGAGAATGAGTTCTCACGGGCGGTTACCTTTCAGGGAAACCTGCGAGCCAGGGCGGTTGTGGCAGATACGTTTGAACTGCGGCGCAGTTTTGAATGGCGCGGCCTCGGGGAGGTGCCCTACAGCGCACTGCGGATTAAACAAGAGTTCGCTGAGTTTGATGCTGAAAAACGCTTCACCGTCGAATATCGCAGTGCCCGGGAGAATAAAGCCTGTGAATGCGGGGCGATTCTCCGGGGGGTGAAATCTCCCCGTGACTGTTCACTGTTTGCCGATCCCTGTACTCCGGAAAACCCGCTGGGTTCCTGTATGGTCTCCAGTGAAGGAGCCTGCGCGGCTTATTACAGCTACGGTCGCTACCGGGAACGGACCTTTGCTACCGATCGCAGTCACGGTGCAACTGTCAAAGAGAGCGCTATATGA